In Blastopirellula sediminis, the following proteins share a genomic window:
- the sdhB gene encoding succinate dehydrogenase iron-sulfur subunit, translating to MIAHSEEKPNRPKPQSFTVKVLRKNGPGQPSYWAYFTIPYEPELNVISVLQKIAARSEEDGGKKCSPVCWDCNCLEEVCGACTMVINGRVRQSCSALIDRLLDEDGATIELRPMSKFPVVRDLMVDRSRMFQALKKVKAWVPVDGYYDLGPGPKQSMAAQEASYPLSECMTCGCCVESCPQFAKIELEQQSGESHDAFEERKAETYDANFVGPHAISQVVLFNMNPTGEMNKRERMDAITAEGGIQICGNAQNCVSVCPKHIPLTRSIAKVGRDATFHTLKKWFDWA from the coding sequence ATGATCGCTCACTCTGAAGAAAAGCCGAACCGACCCAAGCCGCAGTCGTTCACCGTGAAGGTGCTTCGGAAAAACGGTCCCGGTCAACCGAGCTACTGGGCCTATTTCACGATTCCCTACGAACCCGAATTGAACGTCATCAGCGTGCTGCAAAAAATCGCGGCTCGCAGCGAAGAAGATGGCGGCAAGAAGTGCTCGCCGGTTTGCTGGGACTGCAACTGCCTGGAAGAAGTCTGCGGCGCTTGCACGATGGTGATCAACGGTCGCGTTCGCCAAAGCTGCTCGGCGTTGATTGATCGCCTGCTCGACGAAGATGGCGCCACGATCGAACTTCGCCCGATGAGCAAGTTCCCGGTCGTCCGCGACCTAATGGTCGATCGCAGCCGCATGTTCCAGGCGCTGAAGAAGGTCAAAGCGTGGGTGCCGGTCGACGGCTACTACGATCTCGGCCCTGGTCCGAAGCAATCGATGGCCGCCCAGGAAGCTTCCTATCCGCTGTCGGAATGCATGACCTGCGGCTGCTGCGTCGAATCGTGCCCGCAGTTCGCCAAGATCGAACTGGAACAACAGTCGGGCGAATCGCACGACGCCTTCGAAGAACGGAAAGCGGAAACGTACGACGCCAACTTCGTCGGCCCGCACGCCATCAGCCAGGTCGTTCTGTTCAACATGAACCCGACCGGCGAAATGAACAAGCGCGAACGGATGGACGCGATCACCGCCGAGGGTGGCATCCAGATCTGCGGCAACGCCCAGAACTGCGTCTCCGTCTGCCCGAAGCATATCCCGCTGACCCGCAGCATCGCCAAGGTCGGCCGCGACGCGACGTTCCACACGCTGAAGAAGTGGTTCGACTGGGCGTAA
- the sdhA gene encoding succinate dehydrogenase flavoprotein subunit: protein MAKQRVLVVGGGLAGLAATMKLAELGIAVDLMSITPVKRSHSVCAQGGINSVNDQTRQLGDNEWKHFDDTIYGGDFLNHQPPVKEMADWAPKVIDLMDRLGVTFNRTPEGFLDRRRFGGTLYKRTAFAGATTGQQLLYALDEQVRRWEVEGLVKKYEAWDFMSPVLDEAGVCIGAIAQDIVTMELRIFKADAVVVATGGCGLIYGRSTMSMTCTGSAASRCMQVGAKYGNGECIQVHPTAIPGADKLRLMSESARGEGGRVWVPRTPQDTRSPKAIPESERYYFLEERYPKYGNLVPRDIATREIFNVCVNEGLSVEKDRQCVYLDLTHIEPNELTRKLGGILDIYQKFQGVDPRFTPMKIFPAVHYSMGGLWTDYQRTAEGGLMPGSPKNQVTNIPNLYAIGEVDYHYHGANRLGANSLLSCIFSGLFLAPGLETLLKNMPEGKSAADRPQSLFDAALTKQKDRHQALLKNTGGENPYLIHQELGNIMTKAATVVRVNEQLESAIGVVHDLGERVKRCSLSDTGSWSNQNVLFTKALQDMFPIAKAILKGALLRDECRGAHYKPAFELPGLTAEDYNERHQQAEAWCDKFQENVDKFLKSSIATCDADGEPTITYEEVDTSLLPPRPRLYGLVGADIIEKVWKERAAKKAAAAQQPAAVN from the coding sequence ATGGCGAAGCAACGCGTTCTGGTGGTTGGCGGCGGACTCGCCGGTTTGGCGGCCACGATGAAACTGGCCGAACTCGGCATCGCGGTCGACCTGATGAGCATCACCCCGGTCAAGCGTTCGCACAGCGTTTGCGCTCAAGGTGGGATCAACAGCGTCAACGATCAGACGCGGCAGTTGGGCGACAACGAGTGGAAGCACTTTGACGACACCATCTACGGCGGCGACTTCCTCAACCACCAGCCGCCGGTCAAAGAAATGGCTGACTGGGCGCCGAAAGTGATCGACCTGATGGATCGCTTGGGCGTGACTTTCAACCGAACGCCGGAAGGGTTCCTCGATCGTCGTCGCTTCGGCGGGACGCTCTACAAGCGAACCGCGTTCGCCGGCGCCACGACCGGCCAGCAGCTGCTCTACGCTCTCGACGAACAGGTCCGCCGCTGGGAAGTGGAAGGGCTGGTCAAGAAGTACGAAGCGTGGGACTTCATGAGCCCCGTGCTCGACGAAGCGGGCGTCTGCATCGGCGCCATCGCCCAAGACATCGTGACGATGGAGCTGCGGATCTTCAAAGCGGACGCCGTCGTCGTTGCGACCGGCGGTTGCGGTTTGATCTACGGCCGCTCGACCATGTCGATGACCTGCACCGGCAGCGCTGCGAGCCGCTGCATGCAAGTTGGCGCCAAGTACGGCAACGGCGAATGCATCCAGGTTCACCCGACCGCGATTCCGGGCGCCGACAAGTTGCGTCTGATGAGCGAAAGCGCTCGTGGCGAAGGGGGGCGCGTTTGGGTTCCGCGGACGCCGCAAGACACGCGCAGCCCGAAGGCGATTCCGGAATCGGAACGTTACTACTTCCTGGAAGAACGTTATCCGAAGTACGGCAACCTGGTGCCGCGCGACATCGCGACCCGCGAAATCTTCAACGTCTGCGTCAACGAAGGGTTGAGCGTTGAGAAGGATCGCCAGTGCGTTTACTTGGATCTGACGCACATCGAGCCGAACGAACTGACCCGCAAGCTGGGCGGCATTCTCGACATCTATCAAAAGTTCCAAGGGGTCGACCCGCGGTTCACGCCGATGAAGATCTTCCCGGCGGTTCACTACTCGATGGGCGGTCTCTGGACCGACTATCAGCGGACCGCCGAAGGCGGCCTGATGCCCGGTTCGCCGAAGAACCAGGTCACCAACATTCCGAATCTTTACGCGATCGGCGAAGTTGATTACCACTATCACGGCGCCAACCGCTTGGGAGCGAACTCGCTCCTCAGCTGCATTTTCTCCGGGCTCTTCCTGGCGCCGGGGCTCGAAACGCTGCTGAAGAACATGCCGGAAGGCAAATCGGCCGCCGATCGCCCGCAGTCGCTGTTCGACGCCGCGCTGACCAAGCAAAAGGATCGTCACCAAGCGCTCTTGAAGAACACTGGCGGCGAAAACCCCTACCTGATCCATCAGGAGCTGGGGAACATCATGACCAAAGCGGCGACCGTGGTTCGCGTCAACGAACAGCTCGAAAGCGCGATCGGCGTCGTGCACGACCTGGGGGAACGCGTGAAGCGTTGCTCGCTGTCCGATACCGGCTCGTGGTCGAACCAAAACGTCTTGTTCACCAAGGCGCTGCAAGACATGTTCCCGATCGCCAAGGCGATTTTGAAGGGCGCCTTGCTGCGTGACGAATGCCGCGGCGCCCACTACAAGCCGGCGTTCGAGCTCCCCGGTCTGACCGCCGAAGATTACAACGAACGTCACCAACAAGCCGAAGCGTGGTGCGACAAGTTCCAGGAAAATGTCGATAAGTTCCTGAAGTCGTCGATCGCCACTTGCGACGCTGACGGCGAACCGACGATTACTTACGAAGAAGTCGACACGTCGCTGCTGCCGCCGCGCCCCCGTTTGTACGGGCTGGTCGGCGCCGACATCATCGAAAAGGTCTGGAAGGAGCGTGCCGCCAAGAAAGCGGCCGCAGCCCAACAGCCGGCCGCAGTCAACTAG
- a CDS encoding succinate dehydrogenase cytochrome b558 subunit produces the protein MSNKPGFWARNEFLIRRLHSLTGLVPVGAYMIVHLTVNASVAASPETFQRNVFSIHSLGALLPLVEWTFIFLPIMFHAFLGLAFTMGATPNYTEYRYNSNFRYTMQRATGLLAFVFIAWHVFHMHGWIHNEAWLQLIHGWGGMFKPYNAATSAALAMQASVLYPIFYTIGVLACVFHLSNGLFTMGITWGIWVSPKAQIGAKCVTSIFGLGLALVGITSIVGLWTLKDLPEIREKENTAYELLVEIGDIPPSEHKRDLPEGEPLEEAPAFNSAAPKEDAAEKPAASE, from the coding sequence GTGAGTAACAAACCCGGTTTCTGGGCTCGTAACGAATTTTTGATTCGCCGGCTCCACTCGCTGACAGGTCTCGTACCGGTCGGCGCGTACATGATCGTCCACCTGACGGTGAATGCGAGCGTCGCCGCTTCGCCCGAGACGTTCCAGCGGAACGTCTTCTCCATTCACTCGCTGGGGGCGCTGCTGCCGCTGGTCGAATGGACGTTCATCTTCCTGCCGATCATGTTCCACGCGTTTCTCGGTCTCGCCTTCACGATGGGGGCGACTCCCAATTACACCGAGTACCGCTACAACAGCAACTTCCGCTACACGATGCAGCGAGCGACCGGTCTGCTGGCCTTCGTCTTCATCGCGTGGCACGTCTTCCACATGCACGGCTGGATTCATAACGAAGCCTGGCTGCAGCTGATCCACGGCTGGGGCGGGATGTTCAAACCATACAACGCCGCCACTTCGGCCGCCCTTGCGATGCAGGCCTCGGTCCTGTACCCGATCTTCTACACGATCGGCGTGTTGGCCTGCGTGTTCCACCTCTCGAACGGTTTGTTCACGATGGGGATCACGTGGGGGATTTGGGTCAGCCCGAAAGCGCAGATCGGCGCCAAGTGCGTGACCAGCATCTTCGGTCTTGGTCTGGCGTTGGTCGGCATCACGTCGATCGTCGGCCTCTGGACGCTGAAGGATTTGCCGGAGATTCGCGAGAAGGAAAACACCGCCTACGAACTGCTGGTCGAGATCGGCGACATTCCGCCGAGCGAGCACAAACGGGATCTGCCGGAGGGGGAACCGCTGGAAGAAGCGCCCGCCTTTAACAGCGCCGCTCCGAAAGAAGATGCGGCCGAGAAGCCGGCGGCCAGCGAGTAA
- a CDS encoding response regulator: protein MGIVQTPNLLITDDDRGFRETLAEVFAARGFQTHLAKDGMEAIDVVRSTRIDVALFDYHMPRKTGLEAIVECRTAVSQLPCILLSGNLDEMIRQQAISAQVFSILSKPVSLPDITSKVREALQQRFPERYGSPEN, encoded by the coding sequence ATGGGGATCGTCCAAACCCCAAACTTGTTGATCACCGACGACGACCGCGGCTTCCGAGAAACGCTGGCCGAGGTTTTCGCGGCTCGCGGTTTCCAAACCCATCTGGCGAAGGATGGGATGGAAGCGATTGACGTCGTCCGCTCGACTCGGATCGACGTGGCGCTCTTCGACTATCACATGCCGCGCAAGACGGGGCTCGAAGCGATTGTCGAATGTCGCACCGCCGTCTCGCAGCTGCCGTGCATCCTCCTGTCCGGCAATCTGGACGAAATGATCCGCCAGCAAGCGATCTCGGCCCAGGTCTTCTCGATCCTGTCGAAGCCGGTCAGTCTGCCCGATATCACCTCGAAGGTGCGAGAAGCGCTCCAGCAGCGTTTTCCGGAACGTTACGGCTCGCCCGAGAACTAA
- a CDS encoding class I SAM-dependent methyltransferase: MNDPNIADIYDLPEYYDIIFADDWESEFEFLRFCFDRYVDGPAQRLLEPACGTGRLLVELDQAGYDVAGVELNAKMARYCHQRCPSADLLAGDMSNFQLAQFAQPEPFDAGFNMINSVRHLLSEQKAVSHFRCMADVIRPGGIYVVGLHLTPTIGDPLEEETWVATRDDVTVTCHLETYDRDLDSRIERASLSYDIAAKDRDLQVTGDLSFRTYTAEQMEQTLQTAGGWEIAQTYDFTYDQEQPIVVSEKSEDVVYVLKRIA, encoded by the coding sequence ATGAACGATCCCAACATCGCCGACATCTACGATCTGCCTGAGTATTACGACATCATCTTTGCGGACGACTGGGAGTCGGAGTTTGAATTCCTCCGCTTCTGCTTTGACCGCTACGTCGATGGGCCTGCACAAAGGTTGCTCGAGCCTGCGTGCGGAACGGGAAGACTGCTCGTCGAACTTGATCAGGCCGGATACGACGTCGCCGGGGTCGAGCTAAACGCCAAGATGGCTCGCTATTGCCACCAGCGGTGCCCGAGCGCTGATCTGCTGGCCGGCGACATGTCCAACTTTCAGCTGGCGCAATTCGCACAGCCCGAGCCGTTCGACGCGGGCTTCAATATGATTAACAGCGTCCGACATCTGTTGTCGGAGCAGAAGGCGGTCTCGCATTTTCGCTGCATGGCCGACGTGATCCGCCCCGGCGGAATTTACGTGGTCGGCCTTCATCTGACGCCGACGATCGGCGATCCGCTGGAAGAGGAAACTTGGGTCGCTACTCGCGACGACGTAACCGTCACGTGCCATCTGGAGACGTACGATCGCGATCTCGACTCTCGGATCGAACGGGCCTCCCTCAGTTATGACATCGCCGCGAAAGATCGCGATCTGCAAGTGACCGGCGACCTGAGCTTTCGGACCTACACCGCCGAGCAAATGGAGCAGACGTTGCAAACGGCCGGCGGCTGGGAAATCGCCCAAACGTATGACTTTACCTACGATCAAGAGCAGCCGATCGTGGTGAGCGAAAAGAGCGAGGACGTCGTCTACGTCCTCAAGCGAATCGCGTAG
- a CDS encoding acyl-CoA thioesterase — protein sequence MSFEKPPELADYYAVAQIPVQWGDMDSFQHVNNTVYLRWFESSRVEYLSAAKLDGKMAESGTGPILFSVTCNFRRQVRFPDTMLVGAKATRLGGTSIRISHAIYSVNQKQIVADGESGVVYFDYKNQQAIRIPDDIRALIQSFEGHEV from the coding sequence GTGAGTTTTGAGAAACCGCCGGAACTGGCCGACTACTACGCCGTCGCGCAGATTCCGGTGCAGTGGGGGGACATGGATTCGTTCCAGCATGTGAACAACACCGTTTACCTGCGTTGGTTCGAGTCGTCACGCGTCGAGTATCTCTCGGCCGCTAAGCTGGACGGCAAGATGGCGGAGAGCGGAACAGGGCCGATTCTTTTTTCGGTTACTTGCAACTTCCGCCGCCAGGTTCGCTTTCCTGACACGATGCTCGTCGGCGCCAAAGCGACGCGGCTCGGCGGAACGAGCATCCGCATCAGCCACGCGATTTACAGCGTCAATCAAAAGCAGATCGTCGCCGACGGCGAGTCGGGCGTCGTTTATTTCGACTACAAGAATCAACAGGCGATTCGCATTCCGGATGACATCCGAGCGTTGATTCAGTCCTTCGAAGGACACGAAGTTTGA
- a CDS encoding DNA topoisomerase IV subunit A has translation MAKKKTAKKVAQPARSDSSEKVKLTPRDKKTIGSLTNLADSVVSAAQKTRDPKLEIPTRSLSNVRYNKSQRILEMGKNTTARQLFNLNQAKSYMQTMLAASGCKRLVESGKTTSIRGLYYLMKHTIAGTKEETFSDQAESDPIIEDLEVLLNSLREELHLYAQQRGSMVGNIILNDKGDTIDCSRMGSGGYGIPSIVEEDVIQFVECGADFVLHVEKDTVWQRFNEDKFWKKHNCILTHGSGQPPRGVRRLLHRLNNELKLPIYCVFDNDPWGYYIYSVIKQGSINLAYESKRMAVPDAKFLGLCAVDYERCNLNPSVQIALNDTDRKRAKQIAKYPWFEHKKTWQKEIAKLLENGFKLEVEALISQGLSYVTEEYVPQRLEEQRWLD, from the coding sequence ATGGCCAAGAAGAAAACCGCGAAGAAAGTCGCCCAACCGGCTCGCAGTGATAGTTCGGAGAAGGTCAAGCTGACGCCGCGCGACAAGAAGACGATCGGCAGTCTGACGAACCTGGCTGACTCGGTCGTTTCCGCCGCGCAGAAGACCCGCGACCCGAAGCTTGAGATACCGACCCGGAGTCTCTCCAACGTTCGCTACAACAAGTCGCAGCGCATTCTGGAGATGGGCAAAAACACGACCGCGCGTCAGCTGTTCAACCTGAACCAGGCGAAGAGCTACATGCAGACGATGCTCGCCGCGTCAGGCTGCAAGCGATTGGTCGAATCGGGCAAGACGACCAGCATCCGAGGTCTCTACTACCTGATGAAGCATACGATCGCCGGCACGAAAGAAGAGACCTTCAGCGATCAGGCCGAAAGCGATCCGATCATCGAAGACTTGGAAGTGTTGCTCAACTCGCTGCGCGAAGAGCTTCACTTGTACGCCCAGCAGCGCGGCAGCATGGTCGGAAACATCATCCTGAACGACAAGGGAGACACGATCGACTGCTCGCGTATGGGGAGCGGCGGTTACGGGATTCCCTCGATTGTGGAAGAGGATGTGATCCAGTTCGTCGAGTGCGGCGCCGACTTCGTCCTGCATGTCGAAAAAGATACGGTCTGGCAGCGCTTCAACGAAGACAAGTTCTGGAAGAAACATAACTGCATCTTGACGCATGGTAGCGGACAGCCGCCGCGCGGCGTGCGGCGGTTGCTGCATCGTTTGAACAACGAATTAAAGCTGCCGATCTACTGCGTCTTCGATAACGATCCGTGGGGATATTACATCTACAGCGTGATCAAGCAAGGCTCGATCAACCTGGCCTACGAGTCGAAGCGAATGGCGGTGCCGGATGCGAAGTTCCTGGGGCTTTGCGCGGTCGACTACGAACGGTGCAATCTGAATCCCAGCGTCCAGATCGCGCTGAACGACACCGACCGCAAACGGGCCAAGCAGATCGCCAAGTACCCGTGGTTTGAGCACAAGAAGACCTGGCAGAAAGAGATCGCCAAGCTGCTGGAAAACGGCTTCAAATTGGAAGTGGAAGCGCTCATCAGTCAAGGACTGAGCTACGTGACCGAAGAGTACGTCCCGCAGCGGCTGGAAGAGCAGCGGTGGTTGGACTAG
- a CDS encoding DNA topoisomerase VI subunit B: MSTIEAEMTTQEAPKSKRRATAETMAKSQREISVSEFFAKNRHLLGFDNPRKALLTTIKEAVDNSLDACEEAGIVPEIWVHVEQTGPNRYKAGIQDNGPGILKKQIPLIFGKLLYGSKFHRLRMSRGQQGIGISAAGMYGLLTTGKPVKIVSKVSIRKPAHYYELRINTKTNDPEILNNKGEGEDIPAGQEGHKYIAKHGIEWVSHYPGDAPEETGKELQSGTRVTIELEAKYQRGRGSVDEYLEQTAIANPHVTIHYMDPENNLRTYNRSTRQLPPEPIEIKPHPYGVEVGRLITMLKDTSETTISGFLTSAFSRVSNGIAKQICDGAKIGTRTHAKKLNRDEIEKLYHSIQETKISNPSTDCIVPIGEELLLKGMHQVVPAEFYCAATRPPAVYRGNPFLIEVALAYGGSVETTKITKDLLKELLSESDARTVRQFLINTFSGLGADAADRITKASKLGARKSPGKLKPREIDVLFDAMQNVNISEGQSMNVLRYANRVPLQFSQSACAITQSITGMNWRSYGLTQSRGNLPSGPVTVMVHMASVWVPFTSESKEAVASYPEIQKELRLALQAVGRKLGMFLRKRQLVKQQADRRSIFLRYLGEVATAVSEINGSDRQTVYDNLMAVAQKKTAEADMKLTESGKLVEETEDFGDNVLIVEKTTEDLLNRPSSNGSVASDDSLEEFEEMEDE; the protein is encoded by the coding sequence TTGTCGACGATTGAGGCGGAAATGACCACCCAGGAAGCCCCCAAGTCCAAGCGCCGTGCGACCGCGGAAACGATGGCCAAGAGCCAGCGTGAGATCTCGGTCAGCGAGTTCTTCGCCAAGAACCGCCACCTGCTCGGCTTTGATAATCCCCGCAAAGCGCTGCTGACCACCATCAAAGAGGCGGTCGACAACTCGCTGGATGCCTGCGAAGAGGCTGGCATCGTCCCGGAAATCTGGGTCCATGTCGAACAGACCGGACCGAACCGCTACAAGGCGGGGATCCAGGACAACGGCCCCGGGATCTTGAAGAAGCAGATCCCGCTGATTTTCGGCAAGCTCCTCTACGGGTCGAAGTTCCACCGGCTCCGGATGAGCCGCGGTCAGCAGGGTATCGGCATCAGCGCGGCCGGCATGTACGGCCTGCTGACGACCGGCAAACCGGTGAAGATCGTCTCGAAGGTCTCGATCCGCAAGCCGGCTCACTACTACGAGCTGCGGATCAACACCAAGACCAACGACCCCGAAATCCTCAACAACAAAGGGGAAGGGGAAGATATCCCGGCCGGCCAGGAAGGGCACAAGTACATCGCCAAGCATGGGATCGAATGGGTCTCGCACTACCCTGGCGACGCTCCGGAAGAAACCGGCAAGGAATTGCAAAGCGGCACCCGCGTGACGATCGAACTGGAAGCGAAGTACCAGCGCGGCCGCGGCAGCGTCGACGAGTACCTGGAACAGACGGCGATCGCGAACCCGCACGTCACGATCCACTACATGGATCCGGAAAACAACCTGCGGACCTACAATCGCTCGACGCGACAGCTGCCGCCGGAACCGATCGAAATCAAGCCGCACCCGTACGGGGTCGAAGTCGGCCGCTTGATCACGATGCTGAAGGATACGAGCGAAACGACGATCTCCGGCTTTTTGACCAGCGCGTTTTCGCGCGTCTCCAACGGGATCGCCAAGCAGATCTGCGACGGGGCGAAGATCGGCACGCGGACGCACGCCAAAAAGCTGAACCGCGACGAGATCGAGAAGCTCTACCACTCGATTCAGGAAACCAAGATCAGCAACCCGTCGACCGACTGTATCGTGCCGATCGGCGAAGAGTTGCTGCTCAAAGGGATGCACCAGGTGGTGCCGGCCGAGTTCTACTGCGCCGCGACTCGACCGCCGGCCGTTTATCGCGGCAACCCGTTTTTGATCGAAGTGGCGCTCGCCTACGGCGGTTCGGTCGAAACGACAAAGATTACGAAGGACCTGCTGAAAGAACTGCTGTCGGAAAGCGACGCGCGGACCGTTCGTCAGTTCCTGATCAACACCTTCAGCGGATTGGGCGCCGATGCGGCCGACCGAATCACCAAGGCTTCGAAGCTCGGCGCTCGCAAAAGCCCCGGCAAGCTGAAGCCGCGCGAGATTGACGTGCTGTTCGACGCGATGCAGAACGTCAACATCAGCGAAGGTCAGTCGATGAACGTGCTCCGTTACGCCAACCGCGTTCCGCTGCAGTTTTCGCAAAGCGCCTGTGCGATTACCCAGTCGATCACCGGCATGAACTGGCGAAGCTACGGGCTCACCCAGTCGCGCGGCAACTTGCCGAGCGGCCCGGTCACGGTGATGGTTCATATGGCGAGCGTCTGGGTTCCCTTTACCAGCGAATCGAAAGAAGCGGTCGCCAGCTATCCTGAAATTCAGAAAGAACTGCGGCTCGCCTTGCAGGCGGTCGGACGCAAGCTCGGCATGTTCCTCCGCAAGCGGCAGTTGGTCAAACAGCAAGCCGATCGCCGCAGCATCTTCCTGCGTTATCTCGGCGAAGTGGCGACGGCGGTGAGCGAGATCAACGGTTCGGATCGCCAGACGGTGTACGACAACCTGATGGCGGTCGCACAGAAGAAGACGGCCGAAGCCGACATGAAGCTGACCGAGTCGGGCAAGCTGGTCGAAGAGACCGAAGACTTTGGCGACAACGTCCTGATCGTCGAAAAGACGACCGAAGATTTGCTCAATCGTCCTTCGTCCAATGGCTCCGTCGCTAGCGACGATTCCCTCGAAGAATTCGAGGAAATGGAAGACGAATAA
- a CDS encoding sensor histidine kinase, translated as MAKMTGSVGSTDDFTIDIEICPIAIMLVSSAGKILRSNRRLDQLFGYSTGELHGQSVEVLVPTHVRPYHSDLRNAFFEVPTSRRMGTGRDLHGARKDGVMIPVEIGLDPVQVDDDVMVIVSVLDIRERKKNEAMILRALNAAASAMIQVSEAGAIELVNNKACQLFGYKHEEMMGQPIEMLVPERFRRKHAVYRNSYNNDRYARNMGAGRDLFGVRKDGTEFPIEIGLTPVEEMEGKSTMATIIDITDRKSKEHDIAQKAIQLERLNEELNQFAYSASHDLKAPLASIAGLLHVCESDLELGDFEEVKLNIPKAKALAERLAARIEVVLSLAKSDLVSINWEEVDVEQRFQTIWSALKHEGVDVETDFQHAEPVYSIPVRFDVTLENLLSNAIKYQDPAQKNRLVRIKTWTADDQFCLSVADNGVGIPAEFHNRVFKLFQRFSDDDKAGSGIGLALAKKYITQLGGTITFESAKGKTIFSVVLPQNNRLANR; from the coding sequence ATGGCGAAAATGACCGGGTCGGTCGGTTCTACCGACGACTTCACGATTGATATCGAGATCTGTCCGATCGCGATCATGCTGGTTTCGTCAGCCGGGAAGATTCTGCGCAGCAATCGGCGTCTCGATCAACTCTTTGGTTACTCGACCGGCGAACTCCACGGACAATCGGTCGAAGTTCTCGTTCCCACGCACGTCCGCCCCTACCATTCGGACCTGCGTAACGCCTTCTTCGAGGTCCCAACCAGCCGTCGCATGGGGACCGGTCGCGACTTGCATGGCGCTCGCAAAGACGGCGTGATGATTCCGGTCGAAATCGGCCTCGATCCGGTCCAAGTCGACGACGACGTCATGGTGATCGTCTCAGTCCTCGACATTCGCGAGCGGAAGAAAAACGAGGCGATGATCCTCCGGGCGCTCAACGCCGCTGCCAGCGCCATGATCCAGGTAAGCGAAGCGGGCGCAATCGAACTGGTGAACAACAAGGCCTGCCAGCTGTTCGGCTACAAGCACGAAGAGATGATGGGACAGCCGATCGAAATGCTAGTGCCGGAGCGTTTCCGCCGCAAACATGCGGTCTATCGCAACAGCTACAACAACGATCGCTACGCCCGGAACATGGGCGCCGGACGCGACCTGTTTGGCGTACGAAAAGATGGGACCGAATTTCCGATCGAAATCGGTCTGACGCCGGTCGAGGAAATGGAAGGGAAGTCGACGATGGCCACCATCATCGACATCACCGACCGCAAGTCGAAAGAGCATGACATCGCTCAGAAGGCGATCCAACTGGAGCGGCTGAACGAAGAGCTCAATCAATTCGCCTACAGTGCGTCGCATGATCTGAAAGCGCCTCTCGCTTCGATCGCCGGCTTGTTGCACGTTTGCGAAAGCGATCTGGAGCTAGGCGACTTCGAGGAAGTGAAGCTCAACATTCCAAAAGCGAAAGCGCTCGCCGAACGCCTGGCCGCGCGGATCGAAGTGGTCCTGTCGCTGGCGAAATCGGACCTCGTTTCGATTAACTGGGAAGAGGTCGACGTCGAGCAGCGATTCCAAACGATCTGGTCGGCGCTCAAGCACGAAGGAGTCGACGTCGAAACCGACTTTCAGCATGCCGAACCGGTTTACAGCATTCCGGTCCGCTTTGACGTAACGCTCGAAAACCTCCTCTCCAACGCGATCAAGTATCAAGACCCGGCGCAAAAGAACCGTCTGGTACGGATCAAAACATGGACCGCCGACGATCAATTCTGCTTGTCGGTGGCCGACAACGGCGTTGGCATTCCCGCCGAATTCCACAATCGCGTTTTCAAACTATTCCAGCGTTTTTCCGACGACGACAAAGCCGGCAGCGGGATTGGGCTCGCGCTCGCGAAAAAGTACATTACCCAGCTAGGCGGCACGATTACTTTCGAGTCCGCCAAAGGAAAAACGATATTCTCGGTCGTCTTACCGCAGAATAACCGTCTCGCAAATCGATAG
- a CDS encoding response regulator, with product MTVTIAVVDDSDVDRYLVQRVAKYLEMDAKVIEFEAGDHFFDAIIDEQRRATDFGDFPPPVLILLDINMPRMNGHEVLESMQEKFGKEYNFMVVVMYSSSDFAEDKLNAMKFPFVKDYIVKPITKDQLQQAIDRYCLAT from the coding sequence ATGACCGTTACGATTGCCGTGGTAGACGATAGCGATGTCGATCGTTACCTCGTACAGCGCGTCGCCAAGTATTTGGAGATGGACGCCAAGGTGATCGAATTCGAAGCAGGCGATCACTTCTTCGACGCGATCATCGACGAACAACGGCGCGCTACCGATTTCGGCGACTTCCCGCCGCCGGTTCTGATCTTGCTCGACATCAACATGCCGCGGATGAACGGCCACGAAGTTTTGGAGTCGATGCAAGAGAAGTTCGGCAAGGAGTACAACTTCATGGTCGTCGTGATGTACTCGTCGTCCGATTTCGCCGAAGACAAACTGAACGCCATGAAGTTCCCGTTCGTCAAAGACTACATCGTCAAACCGATCACCAAGGATCAACTGCAGCAAGCGATTGATCGCTATTGCCTGGCGACGTGA